In the Clostridium beijerinckii genome, one interval contains:
- a CDS encoding prepilin peptidase has protein sequence MDYTLICILGLVIGSFLNVCIYRIPIEKSIAFPPSHCTTCKHNLNPLDLVPVFSYIFLRGRCRYCGEKISIRYPFIEILNGLMYLIVYVKFGLDLITIKYCILVSLLIVISAIDFDTQFVFTSTTIFGGIVGILFILLQYVLYKNNVLDLILGGILGAIIIGLIVFLTRGMGEGDIEIAAVCGVFLGVKGILLGLFLAIVLGGIIGIIVLALKLKKAKEKIAFGPFIAIGSLISMLYGAEILKIYWNVLM, from the coding sequence TTGGATTATACATTAATATGTATTTTAGGACTAGTTATAGGAAGTTTTTTAAATGTTTGTATTTATAGAATTCCTATAGAAAAATCAATTGCATTCCCACCATCCCATTGTACAACCTGTAAACATAACTTAAATCCACTAGATCTAGTGCCTGTATTTAGCTATATATTTCTTAGAGGAAGATGTAGGTATTGTGGTGAGAAAATCTCTATAAGATACCCTTTTATAGAAATTTTAAATGGATTGATGTATTTAATTGTATATGTAAAGTTTGGATTAGATCTAATCACTATAAAATATTGTATTTTGGTATCTCTTTTAATCGTAATTAGTGCTATAGATTTTGATACGCAGTTCGTATTTACAAGCACCACGATTTTTGGAGGAATAGTTGGCATTTTATTTATATTATTACAATATGTTTTATATAAGAATAATGTTCTGGATTTAATTCTAGGAGGAATACTAGGAGCAATAATTATAGGATTAATAGTGTTTTTAACAAGGGGAATGGGTGAAGGTGATATTGAAATTGCCGCTGTGTGTGGAGTGTTCTTAGGAGTTAAAGGGATTTTATTAGGCTTATTTCTAGCAATTGTGCTGGGTGGAATAATAGGAATAATTGTTTTAGCGCTAAAATTAAAGAAGGCAAAAGAAAAGATAGCATTTGGCCCTTTTATAGCAATAGGAAGTTTGATTTCAATGCTCTATGGAGCAGAAATATTAAAAATCTATTGGAATGTGTTAATGTGA
- a CDS encoding IS5 family transposase, whose amino-acid sequence MYSIDNQLKIEDFIFPYGELDKNNRWVKLASIIPWHEFEETYAKQFINNGRPSKPFRIVLGSLIIKQKLNCSDRETVSAIAENPYLQYFIGLKEFQNSAPFGASSMVEFRKRIDDDMIIEMNNTILKDTTKNNDDKDKHDDNDDGNDSDQSNQGTIIIDATCTPADITYPQDLNLLNSAREKLEGYIDQLHNPSESKKPRTYRKIARKDFLNVSKARKKNSKKMRKAIRKQLNYIARDIGYVVNFIANGKKLNSRQSEEYEVILQLYHQQKYMFDNRKHTVENRIVSISQPHVRPIVRGKTKAPTEFGAKVEISVANGYVRMEKLSWDAYNECESLIPITESYKARNGFYPERILADKIYRNRKNLNYCKENGISITGPALGRPKKNKTKAEKNQEYVDTCERNEVEGKFGTGKTRYGLARIFADLKETAECVINMAFFVMNLDKKLRVILGHFTNYYILEYYI is encoded by the coding sequence ATGTATTCAATTGATAACCAATTAAAAATAGAAGATTTTATATTTCCATACGGAGAATTAGATAAAAATAATAGGTGGGTTAAATTAGCGTCAATAATACCATGGCATGAATTTGAAGAAACATATGCTAAACAATTCATTAATAATGGTCGTCCATCAAAACCATTTCGAATTGTATTAGGAAGCTTAATAATAAAGCAAAAACTTAATTGTTCCGATCGTGAAACGGTATCTGCTATCGCCGAAAATCCTTACCTTCAATATTTTATTGGTTTGAAAGAATTCCAAAATTCCGCACCATTTGGAGCGTCTTCAATGGTTGAATTTCGAAAAAGAATTGATGATGATATGATTATTGAAATGAATAATACTATTCTTAAAGATACTACTAAAAATAATGATGATAAAGATAAGCATGACGATAATGATGATGGAAATGATTCAGATCAATCTAATCAAGGCACTATCATTATTGATGCAACATGTACTCCAGCCGATATAACTTATCCACAAGATTTAAATCTTTTAAATTCTGCAAGAGAAAAACTTGAAGGATATATTGATCAATTGCATAATCCTTCTGAATCTAAAAAGCCTAGAACTTATAGGAAAATTGCGCGTAAGGATTTTCTAAATGTTTCAAAGGCCAGAAAGAAAAATTCTAAAAAGATGCGCAAAGCTATAAGGAAACAATTAAATTATATTGCTAGAGATATTGGATATGTAGTAAATTTTATTGCGAATGGAAAAAAGCTTAATAGTCGACAATCAGAAGAATATGAAGTGATTTTACAGTTATATCATCAACAAAAATATATGTTTGATAATAGAAAACATACAGTAGAAAATAGGATTGTTAGTATCAGTCAACCACATGTTAGACCAATTGTTAGAGGAAAAACTAAAGCTCCTACGGAATTCGGGGCAAAAGTTGAAATAAGTGTTGCTAATGGTTATGTTAGAATGGAAAAGTTGAGTTGGGATGCTTACAACGAATGCGAAAGCTTAATACCTATAACAGAGAGTTATAAAGCAAGAAATGGCTTTTATCCTGAAAGAATATTGGCTGATAAAATTTATAGAAATAGAAAAAACTTAAACTATTGCAAAGAAAATGGAATTAGCATTACCGGCCCTGCTTTAGGCAGACCTAAAAAGAATAAAACTAAAGCTGAAAAAAATCAAGAGTATGTTGATACATGCGAAAGAAATGAAGTTGAGGGAAAGTTTGGTACTGGTAAAACTAGATATGGTTTAGCCAGAATATTTGCAGATTTAAAAGAAACTGCTGAGTGCGTTATTAATATGGCATTTTTTGTAATGAACCTTGATAAAAAATTGAGGGTCATTCTAGGCCATTTTACAAATTACTATATTTTGGAATACTACATATAA
- a CDS encoding FtsK/SpoIIIE domain-containing protein: MFVELGISVGLVSLYNYFNSADKRKFKNSFNEVMLKTGIKNKDDETFKIYKIIPTSYGYICYLRNTKGLSIEHLDSKINILEGNLNSIVQLEKDRFKDYIKMYVVNKDIDKFKFEPVKCLNHLLWIGKDFKGQNYFIDVNKDPHLLLGGATGTGKSFLLASILANLIYSSSKYIDLYLLQICKSEISAFECCDCVKYSAYSEEMCKVALLKLLKELDRRSEQFKKFGIRNITQWNNHRKDKYMKRIYVVIEELSFFMETELFEYVMKIAKAGRSVGIHLISCIQRSTATNLPPDLKSQMTRITFRQKSSIDSVNIINTADATKLKERECIVDGNSDYQLIKTPWLDEDFILLHKYVEQIKVPTQDEKQEILNVKKINNKIYSIEQPQIVDIEESEIKEEKPKNNKTRKGVVSMEDFKNGFNRKR; this comes from the coding sequence TTGTTTGTAGAATTAGGAATTTCAGTTGGCTTAGTTTCTTTATATAATTACTTTAATTCAGCAGATAAACGGAAATTTAAAAACAGTTTTAATGAAGTAATGCTGAAGACTGGAATAAAAAACAAAGATGATGAAACCTTTAAAATATATAAAATAATCCCAACAAGTTATGGTTACATTTGTTATTTAAGAAATACTAAAGGATTGAGTATAGAACATTTAGACAGCAAAATAAATATACTTGAAGGTAATTTAAATAGCATTGTACAGCTAGAAAAGGATAGATTCAAGGATTATATAAAAATGTATGTTGTAAATAAAGATATAGATAAATTCAAATTTGAGCCTGTTAAATGTCTAAATCATTTACTATGGATTGGTAAAGATTTTAAAGGACAAAACTATTTCATTGATGTAAACAAAGACCCACATTTACTGCTCGGAGGTGCAACAGGTACAGGAAAGAGTTTCTTATTAGCTTCAATATTAGCAAATTTAATTTATAGCTCCAGTAAATATATTGATTTATATCTATTACAAATTTGTAAATCCGAAATAAGTGCCTTTGAATGTTGTGATTGTGTTAAATATAGTGCCTATAGTGAAGAAATGTGCAAGGTTGCATTATTGAAATTATTAAAAGAATTGGACAGACGTAGTGAACAATTTAAGAAATTTGGAATCCGTAATATTACGCAATGGAATAATCATAGAAAAGACAAATACATGAAAAGAATATATGTTGTAATAGAAGAATTATCATTTTTCATGGAAACAGAATTATTTGAATATGTTATGAAAATAGCAAAGGCAGGAAGGTCAGTTGGAATACATTTGATAAGTTGTATTCAAAGAAGCACAGCCACAAATCTGCCACCAGACTTAAAGAGCCAAATGACACGTATTACATTTAGGCAAAAATCAAGTATAGATTCAGTTAATATCATAAATACAGCTGATGCAACCAAACTAAAAGAACGTGAATGTATTGTTGACGGAAATAGTGATTATCAGCTTATTAAAACACCTTGGTTAGATGAGGATTTTATATTGCTGCATAAGTATGTTGAACAAATTAAAGTACCTACGCAAGATGAAAAACAGGAAATTTTAAATGTTAAAAAGATTAATAATAAAATCTATTCTATAGAGCAACCACAAATCGTTGACATTGAAGAATCTGAAATAAAAGAAGAAAAGCCAAAGAATAATAAAACTAGAAAAGGAGTAGTTTCTATGGAGGACTTTAAAAATGGCTTTAACAGAAAGAGATAG
- a CDS encoding ParM/StbA family protein, with amino-acid sequence MILGVDIGNYYTKSSKGINFLSKVSNRCGLVENEAIILDGKTMYLGEGEFDSEYRKAYKENLLYLLQGAIQKSTIDKHNKVVTGLPLSQYKQDKDYLSNRIIQSGIVDDVEVVPEGVIVLPIDFEGIAIDIGGRTTDIALIIKEDNVRKIKQPFSLPKGMLNLENEFINCINNKYGLDLLQRDANRILTNGLFIYGEKKEFSIDMYKDFVGSIIKIIQVDYSLKTNNLMLIGGGAEILFNPFKKRIPQAQLIENSFFANALAYEQVGRGIW; translated from the coding sequence ATGATTTTAGGTGTAGATATCGGGAATTATTATACTAAAAGTAGTAAAGGTATCAATTTTCTATCAAAGGTATCCAATAGATGTGGATTAGTAGAAAATGAAGCTATTATCTTAGACGGGAAAACTATGTATTTAGGAGAAGGTGAATTTGATAGTGAATATCGAAAGGCATATAAAGAAAATTTATTGTATTTATTGCAAGGAGCAATACAAAAAAGCACTATTGATAAGCATAATAAAGTAGTTACTGGATTACCATTAAGCCAGTATAAACAAGACAAAGATTATCTAAGTAATAGAATAATTCAAAGTGGAATTGTGGATGATGTTGAGGTAGTTCCAGAAGGAGTTATAGTATTACCAATAGACTTTGAGGGGATTGCAATTGATATTGGAGGACGTACAACAGATATAGCACTAATAATAAAAGAGGACAATGTCCGTAAAATTAAGCAGCCATTTAGTTTACCAAAAGGCATGTTGAATTTAGAAAATGAGTTCATTAATTGTATAAATAATAAATATGGTTTGGATTTATTACAAAGAGATGCAAATAGAATCCTAACAAATGGTCTGTTTATATATGGTGAAAAAAAAGAATTTAGTATTGATATGTATAAAGATTTTGTAGGGAGCATTATTAAAATAATTCAAGTAGATTATTCTTTGAAAACCAATAACTTAATGTTAATTGGAGGAGGGGCTGAAATACTATTTAATCCATTTAAAAAGCGTATTCCACAAGCTCAACTCATTGAAAATAGTTTTTTTGCTAATGCGTTAGCATATGAACAAGTTGGAAGGGGGATTTGGTAA
- a CDS encoding hemolysin XhlA family protein: MDESTVQSILQRLTKIETLLEVDVKNLEDRVDKDYKNMDVRISKIESNNTWLWRTIVGAIIGVVIGAVTITFK, translated from the coding sequence ATGGATGAAAGTACAGTACAATCTATTTTGCAACGCTTAACTAAAATAGAAACTCTATTAGAAGTAGACGTTAAAAATTTAGAAGATAGAGTAGATAAAGACTATAAAAATATGGATGTTAGGATTAGTAAAATTGAAAGTAATAATACATGGCTTTGGAGAACGATAGTAGGTGCAATAATAGGAGTAGTAATTGGAGCAGTGACAATAACATTTAAGTAA
- a CDS encoding N-acetylmuramoyl-L-alanine amidase — translation MVIGIDMGHPFNCGAFGIMSETDGNRAVGKLLIEKLESLRHTVVNCTYDINVNELANRVALANAQSLNYFISLHMDSFDNASANGVTIYTTENSSAKNKANEIVNVVANSCGYNNRGWKSANFYVLKNTNAPAMLLEMGFVTNQDDCNRFNAEDIANAIIKGLTGESSTEDENGYIVTNYLPHSSGDYDGVDINYVLSYFQNVKCYVRGNEKGIWIETQYLSMDKCNELKSTLGSWFYEIKY, via the coding sequence ATGGTCATAGGAATTGATATGGGGCATCCATTTAATTGTGGTGCTTTTGGCATTATGTCAGAAACAGATGGCAATAGGGCAGTAGGAAAATTATTAATAGAAAAATTAGAATCATTGAGACATACGGTTGTAAATTGTACCTATGATATTAATGTAAATGAATTAGCAAACAGAGTAGCTTTAGCAAATGCACAATCATTAAATTATTTTATATCCTTACATATGGATAGTTTTGATAATGCAAGTGCTAATGGTGTAACAATCTATACAACTGAAAATTCAAGTGCTAAAAATAAAGCTAATGAAATTGTAAATGTAGTAGCAAATTCATGTGGATATAATAACAGAGGATGGAAAAGTGCTAATTTCTATGTATTGAAAAATACTAATGCACCAGCAATGCTGCTAGAAATGGGATTTGTGACTAATCAAGATGATTGTAATAGATTTAATGCAGAAGATATAGCTAATGCAATAATAAAAGGATTGACTGGCGAAAGTTCTACTGAAGATGAAAATGGTTATATAGTAACAAATTATTTACCTCATTCATCAGGAGATTATGATGGAGTAGATATTAACTATGTATTAAGTTACTTTCAGAATGTAAAATGTTATGTCAGAGGTAATGAAAAGGGTATTTGGATAGAAACTCAGTATCTGAGTATGGACAAATGTAATGAATTAAAGAGTACTCTAGGATCATGGTTTTATGAGATTAAATATTAG
- a CDS encoding Ig-like domain-containing protein: MSNPIDKMYKILIKQNGVSGKVNGVECKFLLTECQDSNTNGTDLMTISTDKPLEQGYFVNIGTDTYLVIDKKHETIAYQSYNIGTIQKTNHLNKFVSNEVIYQIPSICTNITKGKLGMIYESAGITEANGVWCFITQLNDISKKIKTGTRFIINGEAWGCTSLDFTTDQGILYVILRKGAINVETDDMINEVADGLSLPTYAITLNSTSQNLYGTYTFQILPTCTRNNVADTSAVVTYTSSDSSIATVTNSGFVTAQSKLGSATISAEYKGKIVTMTINVVADVYSIDLSSNSASIFVDETYQINSVCKKNNVVVSSPQLTYVSNDTSIATIDDNGMISAIGQGSCNIICGYANVTATFNLTSNANVYTIDLSETSKSIIQDGTYQIEATCKKNSAIVSNPVITYSSSNTNIASVSATGEVTTLAVGNVDITCSYQGVNTVISIIVEAKPIVHTYTINLEPTDSVYQGSTYQVNAICKDNDVTVENPIVSYLSDNTSIATIDATGLVTTVNIGTCNITATFEGVSDTLSFEVKKIPHTYTIALDSSSQSLFTGNTHQIIATCTDNGSAVSSPVVSFVSSDTSIATVSSTGLVTTIASGTATITATYENVSATLSLTVTVEPVAVYTENWSQTTTIKQYVTSTYTVYYSTDNGVTKTYPAIDYVLDSAGVALGTKITVTRKSDNSFSVKNNTITTLTTCHVSITERATGKLLSNTLLTFKSGI; the protein is encoded by the coding sequence ATGTCAAATCCAATTGATAAAATGTATAAAATATTGATTAAGCAAAATGGAGTTTCAGGAAAAGTTAATGGAGTTGAGTGTAAGTTTTTATTAACTGAATGTCAAGATTCAAATACAAATGGTACTGACCTAATGACAATATCTACGGATAAACCTTTAGAACAAGGATACTTTGTTAATATTGGAACTGATACTTATTTAGTTATTGATAAAAAACATGAAACAATTGCTTATCAAAGCTATAATATAGGAACTATTCAAAAGACCAATCATCTTAATAAATTTGTTAGTAATGAAGTAATATATCAAATTCCTAGTATTTGCACTAACATTACTAAGGGAAAATTAGGCATGATTTACGAATCAGCAGGTATTACAGAAGCAAATGGTGTTTGGTGTTTCATAACTCAATTAAATGATATATCTAAAAAGATTAAGACAGGAACAAGATTTATTATAAATGGTGAAGCTTGGGGTTGTACTTCTTTAGATTTTACGACAGATCAAGGAATATTATATGTAATATTAAGAAAAGGTGCTATAAACGTAGAAACAGACGATATGATTAATGAAGTGGCTGATGGACTTAGTTTGCCGACATATGCTATTACATTAAATAGTACATCACAAAACTTATACGGAACATATACATTCCAAATATTGCCTACTTGTACTAGAAATAACGTGGCTGATACGTCAGCAGTAGTTACTTATACATCAAGTGATAGTTCAATTGCTACCGTTACTAATAGTGGTTTTGTAACTGCTCAAAGTAAATTAGGAAGTGCAACTATATCAGCAGAATATAAAGGTAAAATAGTAACTATGACTATAAATGTTGTTGCAGATGTATATAGTATTGATTTATCAAGTAATTCAGCTAGTATATTTGTTGATGAAACATATCAAATAAATTCCGTTTGTAAGAAAAATAATGTTGTGGTTTCAAGTCCTCAATTGACATATGTGTCAAATGATACTTCAATTGCTACTATAGATGATAATGGAATGATTTCAGCAATAGGACAAGGTTCTTGTAATATTATATGTGGATATGCAAATGTAACAGCTACCTTTAATTTAACATCTAATGCTAATGTTTATACAATAGATTTATCTGAAACAAGTAAATCTATAATTCAAGATGGAACATATCAAATTGAAGCTACTTGTAAGAAAAATAGTGCTATAGTAAGTAATCCAGTTATTACATATAGTTCAAGTAATACAAATATAGCTAGTGTTTCAGCAACAGGAGAAGTAACAACTTTAGCAGTAGGAAACGTTGATATAACTTGCAGTTACCAAGGAGTAAATACGGTTATTAGTATAATAGTTGAAGCAAAACCAATTGTTCATACTTATACTATAAACTTAGAGCCTACAGATAGTGTTTATCAAGGCTCAACTTATCAAGTTAATGCAATTTGTAAGGATAATGATGTTACAGTAGAAAATCCAATAGTAAGCTATTTAAGTGATAATACAAGTATTGCTACTATAGATGCAACAGGATTAGTTACAACAGTTAATATTGGTACTTGTAATATAACAGCTACATTTGAGGGGGTTAGTGATACCTTAAGCTTTGAAGTTAAAAAGATACCACACACTTATACAATAGCTTTAGATTCAAGTTCTCAATCATTATTTACTGGAAATACACATCAAATTATTGCAACTTGTACTGATAATGGAAGTGCAGTAAGTTCACCAGTAGTAAGTTTCGTTTCAAGTGATACAAGTATAGCTACAGTAAGTTCAACAGGATTAGTTACAACTATAGCAAGTGGAACAGCCACAATTACAGCCACATATGAGAATGTAAGTGCAACATTATCATTAACTGTTACAGTTGAGCCAGTAGCAGTTTATACAGAAAATTGGAGTCAAACTACAACAATTAAACAATACGTTACATCAACTTATACTGTTTATTATAGTACCGATAATGGTGTAACTAAGACATATCCTGCTATAGATTATGTGCTTGATAGTGCAGGGGTTGCACTTGGTACAAAAATTACGGTAACACGCAAATCAGACAATTCTTTCTCTGTGAAGAATAATACAATAACAACATTAACTACTTGCCATGTTTCTATAACAGAACGTGCAACAGGTAAGTTATTATCAAATACATTATTAACATTCAAATCAGGAATTTAA
- a CDS encoding DUF4355 domain-containing protein, with the protein MLKKEFLELVKDIEEDGEIDETILSNGFSKQIKDLDGLKNLLDTNELVKGIYQKELDSGVGKGVTKYKENFNKNELPKLVEEGIKAKSNEGKSPLEIKVEEQQREIEQMKAEKVKAEMSSKYTKDLSTKGLPTDLIDFVLGADEDTTNANIEKISNILSSVTDTKVKEKLNNSNYVPPKNDSKTFGKPTWDDVMKGKASYEDFKKSQES; encoded by the coding sequence ATGTTAAAAAAAGAATTTTTAGAATTAGTTAAGGATATTGAAGAGGATGGAGAAATAGATGAAACTATATTATCCAATGGTTTTTCAAAACAAATTAAGGATTTAGATGGTTTGAAAAATTTACTTGATACTAATGAGTTAGTAAAAGGAATTTATCAAAAAGAATTGGATAGTGGCGTTGGAAAAGGAGTTACTAAGTATAAAGAAAATTTCAATAAGAATGAATTACCTAAGCTAGTTGAGGAAGGTATAAAAGCTAAATCCAATGAGGGGAAATCACCACTTGAAATTAAAGTTGAGGAACAGCAAAGAGAAATTGAACAAATGAAAGCTGAAAAAGTTAAAGCAGAAATGTCTAGCAAATATACTAAGGACTTATCAACTAAGGGACTTCCTACTGATTTAATTGATTTTGTATTAGGTGCTGATGAAGATACAACTAATGCAAACATTGAAAAAATCAGCAACATATTAAGTTCTGTAACTGATACAAAAGTTAAAGAAAAATTGAATAATTCAAACTATGTTCCACCTAAAAATGATTCTAAGACATTTGGGAAACCAACTTGGGATGATGTTATGAAGGGAAAAGCAAGTTACGAAGATTTTAAAAAATCACAAGAAAGCTAA
- a CDS encoding phage portal protein: MIYDRQIAMLLYEKYSKDKGDYTDANSYYDGDSVAQSKYPVNEERCNRKFGTNHVKFMIDEEVSYMTGNKLSYISKSGNSQVVKDIEYTLDNINSCLDTELTTQFLINSVVYELYYMYEGEFKIKVCSPLESIGYIDLENNVQLFLYMYKKMLDDKTYIDVFDDKYIYHMDESFNEIAPRQEHYFGRCPVGIAIMNNGTKDTIYNAIHGLQDAYEYTLMDWSNEIGDTRLSYLTMTGCQMSEEQAKIMKEMGIISTTDANSKIGFLIKDIKPEFLKSYRDIIEEEMYKVTHHLKNQIAVQSNTSGSMLATRLNCLRIKLTTQYQCLKNCIRTRLQCLFTYLNLVENKNYDYRDIDVKFTLNLPNNDLEMAQILSQLTGKLSIKTGLSQLSFVTNADEEYKQMLAEQKEIQENSAPPKLNYDNDKNSNTDNLDNVSEDNNGNEG, translated from the coding sequence ATGATTTATGATAGGCAAATTGCCATGTTATTATATGAAAAGTATAGCAAGGATAAAGGTGATTATACAGATGCAAATTCTTATTATGATGGTGATTCAGTAGCACAGAGTAAATATCCAGTAAATGAAGAAAGATGCAATAGAAAATTTGGAACAAATCATGTTAAATTTATGATTGATGAGGAAGTTTCCTATATGACAGGAAATAAATTATCGTACATTAGCAAGAGTGGAAATAGTCAAGTTGTAAAAGATATTGAATATACTTTAGATAATATAAATTCATGTCTTGATACAGAGCTGACAACACAATTTTTAATTAATTCAGTAGTATATGAATTATATTATATGTATGAAGGAGAATTTAAAATAAAAGTATGTTCTCCACTTGAAAGTATAGGATATATTGATTTAGAAAATAATGTTCAATTATTCCTATATATGTATAAGAAAATGCTTGACGATAAAACTTATATTGATGTTTTTGACGACAAGTATATTTATCATATGGATGAATCTTTTAATGAAATAGCACCTAGGCAAGAACATTATTTTGGAAGGTGTCCAGTAGGTATTGCTATTATGAATAATGGTACAAAAGATACTATTTATAATGCAATTCACGGATTACAGGATGCATATGAATATACGTTGATGGATTGGTCTAATGAAATAGGGGATACACGTTTAAGTTATTTAACTATGACAGGTTGCCAAATGTCAGAGGAACAAGCAAAAATAATGAAAGAAATGGGAATAATATCTACAACAGATGCTAATAGTAAAATTGGTTTCTTGATAAAAGATATTAAGCCAGAGTTTTTGAAATCATATAGAGATATTATTGAAGAAGAGATGTATAAGGTAACACATCATTTAAAAAATCAAATCGCTGTCCAGTCAAATACCAGTGGTTCAATGTTAGCCACAAGGCTGAACTGTCTTAGAATTAAGCTAACTACACAATATCAATGTCTAAAGAATTGTATTAGAACTAGATTACAATGTCTATTTACTTATCTAAATTTAGTAGAAAATAAGAATTATGATTATAGAGATATTGATGTTAAGTTTACTCTTAATTTGCCAAACAATGATCTTGAAATGGCTCAAATCTTATCACAACTTACTGGTAAATTATCAATAAAAACTGGTTTGTCTCAATTAAGCTTTGTAACTAATGCTGATGAAGAATATAAGCAAATGCTAGCAGAGCAAAAGGAAATTCAAGAAAATTCAGCACCACCAAAATTAAATTATGATAATGATAAAAACAGTAATACAGATAATTTAGATAATGTAAGTGAGGATAACAATGGAAACGAAGGTTAA